The following are encoded together in the Glycine soja cultivar W05 chromosome 5, ASM419377v2, whole genome shotgun sequence genome:
- the LOC114413363 gene encoding RNA-binding protein NOB1-like, translating to MEEAPSSVPATASCWSNVVKKQPPPPPPQQHTERVLVETSESPNAISVAVVDANAVIQSGEKLHGLADKFISIPEVMEEIRDPVSRHKLSFLPFTIQTMEPSPESINKVVKFARATGDLQTLSDVDIKLIALTYTLEAQIHGTKHLREAPPPVQMVNVKRLPEKDLPGWGSNVPNLDEWEALEQTEDVSNSNSRILPLQDLSLNIVSHDEHFVDGSVERASEADSGIQEGDQNGSMKPRRYLPKKKEINIEGKMMVADGIDASQGEVDDSAGDWMPAVSRSTHRRYLRRKARREYHELLSSNQDQQQLEGNVDGSVGEDASALNQPAHHNEEQHIENAVTEDDNVVKENKDNESIYEIMQQMRLQEGSLEVLDEESKPSSSPEELQSDNAGLVETASDGNATVVNKLCDSRTDTIDGQSNQLEIASQTSEAADFSYADDDDSDQSWMVRSLSESSVACITGDFAMQNVLLQMGLRLLAPGGTQIHQLHRWILKCHACNTVTAEIGRIFCPKCGNGGTLRKVAVTVNENGIVLAARRPRVTLRGTKFSLPLPQGGRDAVTKNLILREDQLPQRVLYPKMKKANKQDDDFFTPDSVFSHHTDKKAPFQPPVRKAMAVFSGRRNPNDNHYSRSKA from the exons ATGGAGGAAGCTCCGTCTTCAGTTCCGGCGACAGCATCGTGCTGGAGCAACGTGGTCAAGAagcaaccaccaccaccaccaccgcaGCAGCACACTGAGCGAGTGTTGGTGGAAACCAGCGAATCCCCCAATGCCATCTCCGTTGCCGTCGTGGACGCCAACGCCGTCATCCAATCCGGCGAAAAGCTCCACGGCCTCGCCGACAAGTTCATCTCCATCCCCGAAGTCATGGAGGAAATCCGCGACCCCGTTTCGCGCCACAAACTCTCTTTCCTCCCCTTCACCATCCAAACCATGGAACCCTCCCCCGAATCCATCAACAAAG TTGTTAAATTTGCTAGGGCTACTGGGGACCTACAAACTCTTTCTGATGTTGATATCAAGCTCATAGCTCTGACTTATACTTTGGAGGCTCAAATTCATGGGACAAAACATCTCAGGGAAGCCCCTCCTCCCGTGCAAATGGTCAATGTAAAGAGGTTGCCTGAGAAGGACTTGCCCGGATGGGGTTCTAATGTCCCCAATTTGGATGAGTGGGAGGCATTGGAACAAACCGAGGACGTGTCCAATTCCAATTCCAGGATCCTTCCTTTGCAGGACCTGAGCTTGAACATTGTTTCTCATGATGAGCATTTTGTGGATGGTTCCGTGGAGCGTGCAAGTGAAGCTGATTCAGGGATTCAGGAGGGAGATCAGAATGGTTCGATGAAGCCTAGGAGATATCTGCCGAAGAAAAAGGAGATAAACATCGAGGGGAAGATGATGGTGGCTGATGGAATTGATGCGTCGCAGGGAGAGGTTGATGATAGTGCTGGTGATTGGATGCCAGCTGTCAGTCGGAGTACTCATAGGAGATATCTAAGAAGGAAAGCTAGACGCGAGTATCATGAGTTGTTGTCAAGTAATCAAGATCAGCAACAGTTGGAAGGAAATGTTGATGGTAGTGTTGGTGAAGATGCTAGTGCTTTAAATCAGCCTGCTCATCACAATGAAGAACAACATATTGAAAATGCTGTGACAGAGGATGATAACGTGGTAAAAGAGAACAAAGACAATGAAAGTATCTATGAAATTATGCAGCAAATGAGGCTGCAAGAAGGTTCACTTGAAGTTCTTGATGAGGAAAGTAAACCAAGTTCATCTCCTGAAGAACTCCAGTCAGACAATGCTGGATTGGTGGAAACCGCATCTGATGGCAATGCAACTGTGGTTAATAAACTATGTGACAGTAGGACAGATACAATTGATGGCCAGTCAAATCAACTGGAGATTGCAAGCCAGACAAGTGAAGCTGCTGATTTTTCAtatgcagatgatgatgatagtGACCAAAGTTGGATGGTTAGGTCTTTGTCTGAATCAAGTGTAGCCTGTATAACTGGTGACTTTGCGATGCAAAATGTTCTTCTACAAATGGGTTTGCGCTTGCTGGCACCTGGAGGAACACAGATACACCAGCTGCACAG ATGGATTCTCAAGTGTCATGCCTGTAACACTGTTACTGCTGAGATTGGGAGGATTTTTTGTCCCAAATGTGGAAATGGTGGCACCTTAAGGAAGGTAGCAGTCACTGTTAATGAAAATGGAATAGTATTAGCTGCCCGTCGACCAAGAGTTACATTACGTGGCACAAAG TTTTCATTGCCTTTACCCCAAGGTGGGAGGGATGCAGTGACAAAGAACCTCATTCTCCGTGAAGATCAACTTCCCCAAAGGGTACTTTATCCTAAAATGAAGAAAGCCAATAAGcag GATGATGACTTCTTTACACCAGACAGTGTCTTCAGCCACCACACAGACAAGAAAGCTCCTTTCCAGCCTCCTGTAAGGAAAGCAATGGCAGTTTTCAGTGGGAGGAGAAATCCAAATGACAATCACTACTCACGCTCTAAAGCATAA
- the LOC114413365 gene encoding actin-depolymerizing factor 7-like — MSLLFSFFQSLLLPWLSLHSHFAGRFFLIAGKMANAASGMAVHDDCKLRFQELKSKRSYRFIVFKIEEQQVVVEKLGDPTESYEDFMASFPANECRYAVYDFDFTTAENCQKSKIFFVAWSPDTSKVRMKMVYASSKDRFKRELDGIQVDMQATDPSEMSLDLVKARAI; from the exons ATGAGTCTATTGTTCTCATTTTTCCAATCTCTATTGCTACCCTGGCTTTCCCTTCATTCACATTTTGCAGGGCGCTTCTTTCTCATTGCTGGCAAAATG GCAAATGCAGCGTCCGGAATGGCTGTGCACGATGATTGCAAACTGAGGTTTCAAGAGCTTAAATCAAAGAGGAGCTACAGGTTCATTGTGTTCAAAATTGAAGAACAGCAAGTGGTGGTTGAGAAATTAGGGGATCCCACGGAAAGTTATGAGGACTTTATGGCCAGTTTTCCAGCTAATGAATGTCGCTATGCagtctatgattttgatttcacAACTGCTGAGAATTGCCAAAAAAGCAAGATCTTCTTCGTTGCATG GTCACCAGATACCTCAAAGGTGAGGATGAAGATGGTGTATGCAAGTTCCAAGGATAGATTCAAGAGGGAATTGGATGGCATTCAAGTCGATATGCAAGCAACTGATCCAAGTGAGATGAGCTTGGACCTTGTGAAAGCGCGAGCCATCTAa